A region from the Aegilops tauschii subsp. strangulata cultivar AL8/78 chromosome 5, Aet v6.0, whole genome shotgun sequence genome encodes:
- the LOC109746091 gene encoding nucleolar complex-associated protein 3 — translation MGKSSKKNKVILAPPLPPDVDDEDILVSDEDVDFVEENREHVHLITGLNRKALDKVVTRVPDHDEDKVELLYEERERKRRAALALKPKDDDDLEVDPVDALPVKTLQGELLYRTAKRARSEDKAKGAESRSDDKDADAKQSSQKECKGRSNKKEDSKLQNVQRPLEVPKEKLHSVVLEEVKEELSADELFEKKKAQLAELGMAMLEDPESNIRSLNDLLIICNDTDQRVVKLAIMSLLAVFRDIIPSYRIRQLTEKELAVEVSKEVKKTRYYEYTLIRSYKAYLQKLISLEKQPYFYLVAVRCLCSLLDAAPHFNHRESLLASVVKNLSSSNDVARKLCSEAIRSLFRNEGKHRGEATVEAVRLVSASVKLNDCQLHPDVVEVCLSLKFDEDLGKDESKEEKLKPKKNKRYQNRDVTKPSEKKKIKKELLSKARQEVHADLRAVSFTLDPKEKKMIQRETLAALFETYFRILKHSMNTSNSRYKATSVFPGGSHPLLAPCLEGLGKFSHLIDLDFMSELIACLKKLSGYTDHQGEIPPDNTLSVSERLQCCIVAFKVWRSNLEALNVDLQDFFVQFYNLILEYRPDRDHGEVLADALKTLLWEGKQQDMLRAAAFIKRLATFALSFGSTEAIAALITLRHLLQKNTKCRNMLENDAGGGSLSSLVAKYDPEAKDPYLSGALATVLWELSLLQKHHDETVSGMASNILSMANLNATQNPVQLSSSNPLEAYKDLSMGRELSKPTHKVSQTLKCKRKRRSKEFVALSTDVLEKADCTVGEDELREKLQSHFAVLRGISENERLRTELNHALSSINMYKEYKKQKKASKKSKKAAKA, via the exons ATGGGGAAGAGCAGCAAGAAGAACAAGGTCATCCTCGCGCCTCCGCTGCCGCCGGATGTCGACGACGAGGACATCTTGGTCTCCGACGAGGATGTGGATTTCGTCGAGGAGAATAGAGAGCACGTCCACCTGATCACCGGGCTCAACAGGAAGGCCCTCGACAAAGTCGTCACCAGGGTCCCCGACCACGACGAGGACAAGGTCGAGCTCCTCTACGAGGAGCGCGAGCGCAAGAGGAGGGCTGCCCTAGCCCTGAAACCCAAGGACGACGATGACCTCGAGGTGGACCCCGTCGACGCGCTCCCCGTCAAGACTCTGCAGGGGGAGCTGCTCTACAGAACCG CCAAGAGAGCAAGGTCTGAAGACAAAGCTAAGGGTGCTGAATCCAGATCTGATGACAAAGATGCTGATGCCAAGCAAAGTTCTCAAAAGGAATGTAAGGGAAGATCTAACAAAAAGGAAGATAGTAAATTGCAGAATGTGCAGCGTCCACTTGAAGTTCCGAAGGAGAAACTGCACTCAGTAGTGTTG GAAGAGGTGAAGGAAGAACTTTCAGCTGATGAATTGTTTGAGAAAAAGAAGGCCCAGCTTGCTGAATTAGGCATGGCCATGCTTGAAGATCCTGAATCAAACATTAGATCTCTGAATGATTTATTAATTATATGCAACGACACAGACCAAAGGGTTGTTAAACTTGCTATAATGTCCTTGCTTGCTGTGTTCAGGGACATAATTCCTAG TTATCGGATTAGGCAGCTGACAGAAAAAGAGCTTGCCGTAGAAGTTTCGAAAGAAGTGAAGAAGACGAGATATTATGAGTACACGCTTATTCGTTCCTACAAG GCATACCTGCAGAAATTGATATCATTGGAGAAGCAACCCTATTTTTATCTTGTGGCAGTTCGTTGTTTGTGTAGTTTATTAGATGCTGCCCCACACTTTAACCACCGTGAAAGCTTACTGGCCAGTGTGGTAAAAAATTTAAGCTCCTCGAATGATGTAGCAAG GAAACTATGTTCTGAGGCAATAAGATCTCTATTTAGAAATGAAGGAAAACATCGTGGTGAGGCAACTGTTGAAGCCGTAAGATTGGTATCAGCTAGTGTGAAGCTCAATGATTGCCAGCTCCATCCTGATGTCGTTGAG GTTTGCTTGTCTTTGAAGTTTGATGAAGACCTTGGAAAAGATGAGAGCAAGGAAGAAAAACTGAAACCAAAGAAAAATAAACGATATCAGAATCGGGATGTCACAAAACCGAGTgagaagaagaaaataaaaaaggaatTGCTTTCTAAGGCCAGACAAGAG GTTCATGCAGATCTTAGAGCTGTTTCATTTACTCTTGATCCGAAGGAGAAAAAAATGATACAAAGGGAAACACTTGCAGCTCTTTTTGAGACCTATTTTCGAATTTTGAAGCATAGCATGAACACTTCAAATTCAAG GTATAAGGCCACTAGCGTCTTCCCTGGTGGCTCGCACCCTTTACTTGCTCCATGCTTGGAGGGCTTAGGAAAATTCTCACATTTAATTGATTTGGATTTCATGAGTGAACTTATCGCTTGCCTTAAGAAGCTTTCTGGGTATACAGACCATCAAGGTGAAATTCCACCGGACAATACACTCTCTGTGTCGGAACGCCTACAATGCTGCATAGTTGCTTTTAAAGTCTGGAGGAGCAATCTTGAGGCTTTGAATGTAGACCTGCAGGACTTCTTTGTGCAGTTTTATAACCTTATACTGGAGTATCGACCTGACAG AGATCATGGTGAGGTTTTGGCTGACGCTCTGAAGACACTTCTGTGGGAAGGCAAGCAGCAGGATATGCTAAGAGCAGCTGCTTTCATTAAACGTCTGGCAACATTTGCTCTGTCATTTGGCTCCACAGAAGCAATAGCAG CCTTGATCACGCTGAGGCATCTTCTCCAGAAGAATACCAAGTGCCGAAACATGTTGGAAAATGATGCTGGCGGCGGTTCCCTGTCTAGCTTAGTTGCG AAATATGACCCAGAGGCTAAAGATCCTTATCTGAGTGGGGCACTAGCGACAGTACTTTGGGAGCTTAGCCTTCTGCAGAAGCATCATGACGAAACTGTTAGTGGAATGGCTTCAAATATCTTGAGCATGGCAAATCTGAACGCCACCCAGAATCCAGTTCAACTTTCTAGCTCAAATCCTCTGGAAGCATACAAAGACTTGTCGATGGGACGGGAATTATCAAAGCCAACCCACAAAGTGTCACAGACATTGAAGTGCAAAAGGAAACGGCGCAGTAAGGAGTTTGTCGCTCTAAGTACAGATGTGCTTGAGAAGGCAGACTGCacggtgggcgaagatgaactgAGAGAGAAGTTGCAAAGTCATTTCGCGGTACTAAGAGGCATTTCCGAGAATGAGAGATTGAGGACCGAGTTGAACCATGCATTGTCATCCATAAACATGTACAAGGAATACAAGAAGCAGAAAAAGGCAAGTAAGAAATCAAAGAAAGCTGCAAAGGCTTAG